A genomic region of Candidatus Neomarinimicrobiota bacterium contains the following coding sequences:
- a CDS encoding tetratricopeptide repeat protein, with the protein MLKPKRKITIKEIKQDPLLETIYKGKQFFEDNRKLIFRIGGGVLIVAVAVLLIRSSRSGASTEADGILASAMSHYQAGNNIEAVTDLDQLIDQYSSTKSGETALYYLAQVQMNTGNDAEVREYAESYARNGSSPSLRTGAYQMLGELDEKGGDYSGAAENYELAAEIAVTEISSRRNMLRAADCYLKSGDLDKADSLINKVGPEENTLDQLQGEISRIKSKYLVLKSKS; encoded by the coding sequence GATCCTCTTTTGGAGACAATCTATAAGGGGAAACAGTTTTTTGAGGATAACAGAAAACTAATTTTCCGAATAGGGGGAGGGGTGTTGATTGTAGCGGTGGCTGTTCTTCTCATCCGTTCGAGTCGTTCTGGTGCTTCCACAGAAGCCGACGGGATCCTGGCGTCAGCTATGAGTCATTACCAGGCGGGAAACAACATCGAAGCAGTTACCGACCTTGATCAGCTCATTGACCAGTATAGTTCCACAAAAAGCGGTGAAACAGCATTATATTATCTTGCTCAGGTTCAGATGAACACCGGTAACGATGCCGAAGTCAGGGAATATGCGGAGAGTTACGCAAGAAACGGTTCATCACCATCTCTCAGGACCGGGGCCTACCAAATGCTGGGTGAATTGGATGAAAAAGGAGGAGACTATTCCGGGGCGGCCGAAAACTATGAGCTAGCTGCTGAAATTGCAGTTACTGAAATTTCATCCCGGCGTAATATGCTGAGAGCGGCTGACTGCTATCTAAAGAGCGGAGATCTGGACAAGGCTGATTCCCTCATCAATAAAGTTGGGCCGGAAGAAAACACCCTTGATCAACTTCAGGGTGAAATTTCCAGGATAAAATCCAAATATCTTGTTTTAAAGTCTAAGTCATAG